The nucleotide sequence TGAAAAATAAATCTTACGTTGCCCAATGCTTTTACATAACAACACAATAATCTTATTCAGTTTCACATCCATAAATTGAGTCCCAGAGGATCCTTGGTTCGTTTGCTCTTGCGTCAACGTGCTCTGATTCATCAGATAGCCCCAGACAAGCACCGACCTGAAATCTTAATATTTTTCCAATGCCTTCAGAGCAGCGAGACGGGCGGGCTTGGGCCATTTCGCAAGCAACAGAAATTGTTTATCCCGTGCTATTTCAACAAGCAGGGAATACGCTGTCAGGAGAGGAATCCTGGACAATGCGCTAATACTCTCGGCAATCCATTGCTCCTTTCTCTGCTCAAGGGAGAGTTCGGGCAATCTTTCCACAATAATTGCAGCGCCCTCTTTTTTCAAATCCGGGCTGGGATTAGCAGGATTGTCCTGCTGAAAGAGTTTGATAATAAACTGCTGATCCGCCTCTGAACGACTGTCAAGAAGAGGGCGCACCGCCCTGTCCAACCAGCCCAAAGGTTGTTCCCTCAGTCCGTCAATGAGTTTTTGACAAAAATATGCTGCCTGTGATGACTCAAGCAGGATCCTGAAAAGAAAAGACAAAGCTGGAGGATGCGACAAAAAGATATCTGCCGCTATCTTCCTTTCTGTCAAGGCATCAAGTCTCTTAAGACAAGGGGTTGCAGCCTGCATCCCCTGTTCAGACAAACTTCCTGCAACCGTGCAGAGTTCCTGAAAGACCTCAGGTTCTTTCTGCTTCCCTTCAAGCAGGAGTTCATTGACCAGAAAAGGCCAGAACGCAATGAACTCATGAGCATTCAGTTGTTGACAGATATCTCGAACAAAAACCAGGGAAGACGTACGGGGCGATGAGCGGAAGGTCTGAAGAAGAAGAACAAGGATAAGGTGCAGACGTTCCCCATCCAGGGTTTTGAAGAGCTGGTGGGCTCCCTGAATCAGTATCTGCCACTCCTCCTGTTCCAACACGGTGTCAAAATACCCGGTCAATGCCTCCTGTATGTTCAAAAGGATTTGGCTCTGGAGAGGCCGACCTAGGGTCACCATGAAGACAGATAACTGTTCACTGCGAGTATTTTGAAAAAACGGTCCAGTAAAGCTCCTCCCTTCCAGGGCCAGGAGCTCCTTTTTTAACTCCCCAATGGTGATATCGGTTCTGTCATGAGGACGTAAGCTTTTTTTCCCTTCCTGAACCTCGTCCTCAGCTTCAGGCACAGGCCCCTTTGTTATATCAATCAAGAGATTGACCGCCTTTTTAACGGCCTGCTTGGATTGAGTATCCGCATTGGGATCGTCAAGAGCGGTTAAGATAGCCAAAAGCCCATCAATATTATAGCGTTCTTCTAGGGGCTGAGCAGAATCCTTCTGAAAAGATGATTGAATAAACTCAACAAGACCGAACAATAATTTTTCGACATCTTCCCATGTGACAGAGGCAAGACCGGAATTATTGAGTTGTCTTTTTTCAAGACGCCCCTTAACTGACTGTAATAATTCGCGGCAGATAGAAACCATTTCCTCTGGAACACCGCGATCCATCAAGGAAGAGAGAAGGTATTCAAGCGTTGGCTGGGCAGTACCCTTGGGTGCCTCATCGACGTTGACACCCGTTTCGGAGGTAAATTTGAGCTGCCGGACGTTGACGGTTTGTGGTAAGCCCGTGATGATCATTCTTGAAAAATCACGACTGCTCCGAACCTTGCTGTTTTGCCCAATGATTTCGCCAAAAAATTGGCGGGCCTCATCGGCATTGATATCACGATGGATGTCAAGCGAGGTTATATGCAGCGCAGAAAACATCTCATAAAATATTTTTACAGCTGGCTGCTTCCTGTCGAGCTCATTTTTTTGCAACGACAGGGTCTGTCCTGTCACGGAAAAATGAACACAACCTGTTTTTTTATCGGCAGTCCCTTCAACAATGTCTAAAAAAGCATCTATTGCCCTATCAGCCACATTATGACCTATCGGATAGTATAAACCGATATTATACACCCGTTGCATCGCGTTCATCAACTCGTAATAACATTGAGGAACGTCAAGTTGCGGTTCAATTTTCCATGTAGTCTTCTGTGGCGAATCCATACGCGTCAAGCCGCTCATAACAAGGTTACCATCTGCTGGATGCAGTTATGCTCAAAGATGCCCCTGGACAATCGCATCGGCAAAGCGGTGTGCCAGCTCTTCCAGATACTGACGCTGCTCAAGTTGTTGCAAAAATTCTTCAGGCAATTGCCTATACCCACAGGCCGCGCCCCAGATAGCCCCGGCCATAGCCCCAATGGTATCCGTATCACCGCCGACTTTCCGGATGTAGGTTAACAGATGGGAAAAAGGGGCCTCACGCAAAGCAAGCCCAACAGAAAATGCTGTAACACAAGAATCTTTCGCTCTGATGCCATTTCCCAGCTCGCTCGCCACCTGTTTCGGTAAAACAGGATGGTCTGCATGCAGCAACCTCTCTGCAACGGTAAGTCTGTTTTGCACATCAACGGTTTGGATATGGAGGCGGAGTCGCTTAAAAATCTCTTGCACAGAGTAGTCCAAACAGGCCAAGGCCGTGGTCAGGGCGATGATCACAGCGCCATCCTGGCCAGCGGGATGAGCATGGGTCACAACGGTTGCCTCACGAACAGCCCGAACCAACCGCCTTTCACGCCCTGCCCCATAAAAAAGTCCTATGGGCGCGGCCCGCATAGCACCACCATTACCGAAAGAACCGTTAGGGTAAACAGCCCGGTTGGCAATCTGCCAGGGCTCTCCCCGACGAATACGTTTCAGCAGCTTTCCTGCTCCTGGCCCGTAGCCCCGGGTCCATCTGTACGAGTGGGCAAAACGGTGAGCAAGATCTTTCTGGTCAATCCGTTTGCAGGCCAGGAGAGATTCCATCACATCAACAGACATCTGCGTGTCATCTGTCCAGCATCGCCTGCCTCTCCGCCTGCCCAGCACCAGCCAAAGCAGACGCTCAACCTTCCCGCCTTCATACGGAGCACCAAAGGCATCGCCCAAAGCGGAAGCGAGGACTGCCCCGCATATACGATCTTGGCTATCCGTTTTTTCCATCAAATTCAAGAATCAGCTAAAACTGGCCACCAACATAATAAAGACCAAAACCGCCGCACCCGCTGAGACCCCTGCCCCGATATACTGCCAGGACAGAGCCACCACCGTAGTAATAATACTGCCAATACAGATTTCTTTCCCGTGTTCTTTATCCAAAGAATAAATAGCTGCTCCGATAGCCGCTATAGCAAGCAATACCATCGCAGCTGTAAAAAAAACAGAGAGTCGTTGCAGACTCTTGATTTTTCGTTCACTCTCGGAAAATTTTATTAATATATTCTTCGCCTCAGGATCTTTCAAGGGGGCAAATTTTATATTCACCCCTTCAATTTCCAAAGATACTGCCGCGTGATCGACCCGCCCCTCTGTTTCTATTTCTTTAATTTTCTGCGTTATCATACAGGAAGGAAGAATGGCAAGCATCAGAGAAAGACAGGATAACAACAGAGACAGAACACCGATTCGATACCTTGTCTGTTTCATGGGTAATCAGTTCTTGGAGAAATGGTCGAATCCTTGAAATGAAATTCGCTGTTCTTCGTAACCGCGAGCTGTTTTCTCCTGAAGGGTAACACCTTGTCCCTCAATGACATTCCCTATAGGAGTCATCCTGATCCCCTGCTCGGCTGCAACGGCCAGAATGACGTGTCGGTCTCTTGGGGCTGCTGTAAAGAGCAGTTCGTAATCTTCGCCGCCTGCAATCATCCAATCTCGTCGCCTCGTTCCCAACAAGGAGGCCGCAGGAGCAAGCCCCGCACGCCCAGGGAGTTTTTCCGCCTCAATTCGCGCGCCCAGCCTACTTTGTTGGCAGAGATGGGAAAGATCCGTGGCCAGTCCGTCGGAAAGATCCATCATGGCATGAACACAACCGGTTTGGGCAAGGGCCCTGCCCAATTCCACCCGCGCCTCAGGATCAAGATGTTTCTGAATACAAGGTGCTAGTTCAGGAGGATACGCAAAAGAATCCTCAACATATTGCCCCGCTCGAAAGCAGTCAAGACCAGCAGCAGCATATCCCAACGAACCAGAGACCCAGACAGTATCCCCCGATCTGGCCCCATGTCGATACAAAACCTGATCCTGTGCTGTCTCACCGATCAGGGTCAGGGTCAGGGTCACCTTTCCCGGGCTGCACACTGTATCGCCTCCGATCAACAGGCAACCGTACTGACGGCAGGCCGCAGTGATTCCTCTGCTCAGCTCTGCTGCCCATTCCGGGGAAAAACCAGCGGGCAGCCCAAGAGAAAGGAGGACAAAGACCGGTCGTCCTCCCATTGCAGCAATGTCGCTCACATTCACTGAAACGGCCTTACGTCCCAACAGATAGGGGGGATGCCAGCAACAGTCAAAATGAACCGATTCAATCAGGGTGTCCATAGTTAACAGCCAGACATTTTGCGGGTCCTTTACAACAACAGCGCAGTCATCGCCAATCCCCTGCACTAAACCCTCACCTTCGTTATCGGTAACGCGTCGGATCTGTTCGATAAGATCTCGTTCTGTCATAACCGTTCCCGCCACCCACCGTAATTCGTCTCCTGATAGCTCTTGAGGAGCTTACGGGTTTCCTTGCCATCCCCGCATTTCAGGATCTGCTTTGCCAATCCATTTAAGCGGCGTGAAGTGGAGTGGCGGAGCAGACGTTTGACATGGGGGATTGCCGAAGGGCGCATGGAAAGCTCATCTAAGCCAAGCCCCAACAAGACCGGGGCCATAAACACATCTCCCGCCATCTCACCACAAAGAGCCACCTCAATGCCCTGGGCATGTCCTGCTTCCACGGTTCGACTGATCATACGCAGGACAGCGGGATGAAGAGGATCGTACATCTTGGCCACATATTCATTGCCCCGATCAATGGCTAAAGAATACTGAATCAGATCATTGGTACCAATACTGAAAAAATCAACCTCTGCGGCCAAGACATCGGCCATAGTGACAGCACTGGGCACCTCAATCATAATCCCGATTTCGACATCCGAGTCAAAAGGAATACCCTCACTGGTCAAATCCTCCATGACCTGAATAATGATCTCCTGGATCTGTTGTAATTCGCTAAGGAGACTAATCAGGGGCAGGAGAATGCGAAGTCGGCCAAAGGCAGAAGCACGCAACAAGGCGCGCAGCTGAGTGATGAAGAGCGTTCGTTCTTGCAAGGAAAGACGAATAGAACGCAGTCCAAGGGCGGGATTGCGTTCATGCAAGGTCTTAAATTTATTCCCCGGAAGTTGGCTTGCAAGTTTATCACCGCCCGCATCAAGGGTCCGGATGGTCACAGGCTGCGGATCCAAGGTGATCACCAGGTCCTGATAGACAGCAAATAGGCTGTCTTCGCTGGGAAGATGCTTTTGTTGAAAATAGCCAAACTCTGAGCGGAACAGTCCGATACCGTCTGCCCCATAATAGATCACCCCCTCCATCTCGTCCGGGATCTCGATATTGGCGGACAGGCGCACTCGAAGTCCATCAAGGGTTTCGGGAGCCAGATGGATATACCAACGCAGTTCATCGGAAAAGGCTTGATGCTGGCGGTCATACTCCTGGTACAGCTTTTGCTGATCTATGGTTGGAGACAGACAGACCCGGCCATCATACCCGTCCAGAATGATCGTATCACCGGTACGACAACGTTCGGTAATATTTTCCACCCCCACCACAGCAGGCAGACCCAAAGAGCGGGCAACAATGGCGGTATGCGAGGTTGTCCCGCCTTTTTCCGTCAAAAAACCCAAGACCTTCTCTGCCTGCATACGGACGGTGTCAGCCGGGGTAAAATCTTCACTGACCACGATGACCGGCTCTGCAAAGCCGGTGGGAAATTGCTGACCATGTTCAGAGAGCTGATCCAAAAGGAGATTCACCACATATTCGACATCAGAAAAACGGTCCCTGATATACGCATCAGCAATATGGTCAAATTTCTTTTTAACAAGGTAAAGGGCACGGGAGAGGGCCCATTCCGCATTGATCTGCTTCTGCTCAATCAAGTTGGCGGTCTGATCCAGAATCATCCTGTCCCGGAGCATCCGTATATGGGAGTCAATAATAGTGAGGGTGTCAGAGAGATCACCCTCAAACTTGCTGCGTAGGGTCTTCAACTCCTGTTCTGCCCCGTCAACAGCCTGCTGAAAACGCTCCTTTTCGGCCTGAATTGCCTCCTTCTCCAGTCGATAACGGATCAAATCATCGGAACGAGGCCGCAAAACCACGGCTCGACCAACCACAATACCGGACGACCCACTAATACCGTACAGGGTTTCCGGCTCACGGTCTGCTTCCGTTATCATTACTTGTTCGAGGCCCCTTGCTGTATCCCGAAAGAGGCGTCTTGGAGAGGTTCAGGCTCTGCCAGAACCTCTTCCACAGCAGCGACGACCTGCTCTGCATCAGGCCCCTGGGCAGTGAACCGTACCCGGCTTCCCTGCACCAAGGCAAGACTAAGCAGCTCAAGGATAGAGGAGCAGTCAATGAGCTGCCCCTGCTCAACAATCTGCACCGTCGCCTCGTGCGCATCAATGACCTTCATCAAGCGCTCAGCAACCCGGCAATGCATACCGTTTGGATTGGTGACCGTGCTCTCCCAGGAAACTGTTTTCATTTAATCAAACGCAATCCGCCTTTTTTTTTTGTGCTCCCCTCGTCTTTCGCTGGAAGAGCTTCCTCTGTCTTCCCCTTTCCTGTCTCAAAATGAACCGCCTTCACAAAACGCCCTTTCCCACCCATAGTGAAGGTTTCCTGACCTGTAAACTGCTCCGTGCGGAGCTTCCAGACAAGGGGTTGAGGGGGGACAGAGAGGAGCTGCATATGCACCTCCCACCATTCATCCTTACGGGTATAATCTCGCTCAATCCCGGTGACCAAAGCATAACCTGCCATTTCTGTTTCCTCGACCACCACGAGAACAAGATCACCGACATCCGTTGTCTCTTTAAAAGGGACGATTTTTTTTAATTCCTTAAGTAGATTTTCCATATATTATTGTGTTACGACGTTATGTGCATTATTCTTTCGGACAAAGCAAGACGGAAAGATCAGGTAAATTTTTTCTGAATGGCGTGCAGAATATCCGTTATCTCAAAAAAGGCCTCAACCAGCTCTGGATCAAAATACTTGCCCGACTCTTTTCGAATCTCGTTATAGATCTTTTCATTCTCCCAAGGGGCCTTATAGCAACGTTTGGAAGAAAGGGCATCAAAAACATCTGCCAAAGAAACGATCCGGGCCGCAAAGGGGATGTCCTTGCCAGCCAAGGGTTTTCTCACCCATTCCGTACCTTCTTCCACCAAGCACCCCGGATATCCCTTGCCATTCCATCGCTCATGGTGATGAAGAACGATATCATGGGTCATCCGGTCAAGCTCCGAAGAGATATTGGTAAACAGCGCCGCACCAGAGACCGTGTGATGTTTAATGAGTTCAAACTCTTCTGAGGTCAAGGAACCTGGTTTTTTAAGAATTGCATCCGGGATACCGACCTTACCGGCATCATGGAGGAGGGCAGCACAACTGAGGAGATCGCAATACTTGGTGATCTCAGCCTGAGGTACTTGCCGTTTTTCAGCCCACCGCTTATAGATCTCAACACTGTAGGCACTGACCCGGTGGACATGTGCTCCGGTCTCTTCAGGATCATGCAATTCTGCCATTTTTACCATACGCAGAATCAATTCATGGTTCAGTATACTTCGTTCAATAATGGCGGCTGCATTATTGCTGAAGACACGAACCCACATCCTCCCCTGTTCAGAAAACCTTGTTACGCGCCCTTGCTCGTCCTTCGCATTGATAAGCTGCATAACACCAACCAAGCCTTGGTTATCCAAGGAAACAAGAGGGACTGTTAGAATGGAAGTAGTATGATAACGATTTTTCCTGTCAATAGAGTCATTAAATCGATAGGGCACATCCGAAGAAATATTATAGGCGTCATCAATAGCCACAATCTCTTTGGTCAGAGCGGAAAAGCCGACAATGGAATCCTCGCTTATGGGGATGCTTATATTTTTGTACTGGGCTGCCCCGGCACCTTTTTCACCGAAAAGCGTGTCATTTTGCACATGACGAAACTCCAGCTTATCTCCGTTGATAAGAAAGATGGAGCCTGCGTCGGCATGGGTCAGGTTCCGTGCTTCGAACAGCGTGGAATCCAAGATTGTACTGACATCCCGCAGCTGATTCAGCGCACTTATTTTGTTAAGAATTAAAGATAATTTAATTTCCTTCTGCTGCCGTCCGCTCATGTGTTTTTTTATTGATACATCACGTCGAATGCCAGCAGCAGGCACAATGCCATCTCCAGACATCCACCTGCTGCCGCCTTGTACCGGCACGATTTTTTATAGAGGACAGTATACTCCCCGCTCCTGCGGAAGCGACAGAAAATACTAAAAAACAGCATCATAGACAGAATCACCCTTCCCCTGGTACTGTCTGGAACAATATCCTGCTTTTTCGATGTTCCGGGCCTCCCTCACCAGGGAGGCTGTGCCGTGGAATATACAGTTAGAAGATAGGGTATAGTTTTAGCAAGGTTTTTTCAACAATAAAATACCGTTGAGAAAAAACCAGGAGGTAGCCCAGCTCTCTCCATCGAACTGAAGTTCAGTAACATACTGAAAAACACGACGAGAACAGCGCGGCGTGAGTTTTGCACTGCTTTTTTGCAACAAACCGCCTTGGAAAACCTGAAAAAGTGGCACCCCTAGCCAACCATCATACCAACGGTGAAATTAATAATCGGCATTATTACCTTACCAATAATCCCCATATAAAAGAGAACCAGCAGGATAAGAAAACCGTAGGGCTCCAGGCGGGCATAGCCCATCGCCTTATCTGGCGGAAGAACCCCCATCAAAATCTTTGAACCATCCAAAGGGGGGATGGGAAGCATATTGAACACTGCCAGCATAACGTTAATCCATACAGAGGCCGCGAGCATAGCAAAAACGGGATCTGAGAGAAAAGCAGGAAGCGCAGGCAAAATAATAAGCAGGCGCAGGAGCAGTACACTACACACGGCAAGCAATATATTGGCCACAGGGCCAGCAATGGCCGTGAGCAACATACCTTTCTGAGGATCCTTAAAATATCGGGGATCCACAGGGACAGGTTTTGCCCAGCCTATCTTCATGATCAAAAAAGCAAGCACCCCAAAGGGATCAAGATGCTTGAGCGGATTCATTGTCAGCCTGCCCTCCTCTTTGGCAGTAGGGTCTCCCAACTTCCATGCCACATAACCATGGGCCAGCTCATGAAAGGTCAGGGCAAAGAGAAAAGGAGGGGCGGTAATAATAAGCTGTTGAATGGTGTGATTCAGGGCCATAGTTTTTCAGTGATCAGAAGGGGAGTTAAAAAAATTCAGAGAGCCCACAGGGTATTTTTGTCGAATCAGGGAAACAGCCTCTTCTTTCCTGGAGACCTCACCGTTGAGTTGGGCACCCAGGGAGTAATTAATCATAATGCGGAACGAGGTCCCTGGAGTATACCCCAGTTCCATCAGGTCCTGTCCCGTCAACAGAGGCCGAACTCCACGCAGGTGGGTTACATAATGAGAGACTTTTTGGCGAATATGGTTTTTCCGGGCAATACTCATCAGGTACAAAAGCCCTTCATTCGCCAAGGGTTCCAGGAGCCAGTAGATCTCAGCAGGCTCCATTTCCGGTCGTCGCAACATATGCTGAGCAATATGATCCGCCTTCCGCTTCTGGCGAAAAAGCCGCTTGCGATGCTTGGGTGGCAGCTCAAAGCGGTGGCAAAAATTGCGCAGTTCCTGCTCACGGGAACGACTGAATACGGCCAGCAGACAGACCATCCAGGTCTTGCAACGCATTGCCCGCTCTCCAACCCCCTCTAAATAGAGGAGTTTAAACCAGGAGATCGTCTTTTCTGCCTGGGTAAGGATATGAATAAAGCGGCGATCTATCTTCAGGTTGGGACGTAAATCCGGCCAGAGAACAGGAAAGAGGTTAAAGGCGTCCAGTCTGCGCAGAGAGGCCAGGGGATGATCTTCCGAGAAGATCAGCTTCAGCTCGCTAAAGAAGCGAGGCCCGGAAAATTTCTCATACATATGCATCCGAACAGCGTTCCGCATCAGCTTTTCCGTATGCCTGCTGATCTGAAAATCAAGCCGCTGCTCAAAGCGAACCGCCCGGAAAATACGGGTGGGATCCTCCACAAAGCTGAGGTTATGCAGGACCCTGATCCGCCGTTCCTTGAGATCATTCTGCGAGTTGAAAAAATCCACCAGCAGACCAAAGCGCTCTGGATTAAGGTGGATCGCCATGGCATTGATGGTAAAATCACGACGAAAAAGGTCCTGTTTCAGAGAACTATGCTCCACTGTGGGCATGGCTGCAGGAAAGGCATAATACTCCAGCCGTGCTGTCGCCACATCAATACGCATGCCGTCAGGCAAGATGACTGTGGCGGTGGCAAATTTCTCGTGGGTACGAACCGTAGCCTGTTTCTTGGCAGCCAGCTCCTTGGCGAACAGGATACCGTCCCCTTCCACCACAATATCAATATCCAGATTCTTGGTCTGCAAAAGCAGATCCCGGGCAAAACCACCCACGGCGTAGACATGCATGGCAACACCATGAGCTATCTCCCCGATTTCCCGCAAGAGAAGAATAACATCCCGACGCAGGGTGTCTGTCATCAGCGAGCTGATATTGCGGGTCCGCTCTGTGGATGGATGCTCATCCCCATGAAACAGGTCCCGGGGAAGATGTGCCGGATCATTGATCAGCAGATTAAGCAGGTCCGTACGAGTAATAACACCGCAGATAATGCGCTCGTTTTCTTCCCCTGTTGTTTCCCGGACAATAGGGATGAGCCGCTGTCGGTTTTCTATGATCAGTTCTTGAATATCAGCCTGGGTTGCGGTTTCCGGCAGCGTAGCAAGATCCGTTGTCATATACTCGCTGATCGGCATTTCACCAAGCCTATGGGCAATGGCCTTGGTAATATCCCGTCGGGAAATGATCCCCAGGAGTCCTGTTGGCTTCTTTCGCTCGAAATTATCACGAACCACTGGCAGGACATTAATATTATAACGGGCTAAGAGCGCATTCGCCTCTTTATGGGTAACATCCGGCGTGGCCGTTATGACCGGAGAGGACATCAGCTCCCCAGCCATAGCCCGGGGTTTCACATGACGGTGCAAGCAAGAGAGCAGCTCCTCCTCAGCCTCAAACAAGGTCTTGTCGCGAATGGTGGCCGAGGCAGCCGCTGCATGCCCACCACCGCCCATTTCCCGGGCTATAACGCCGACATTGACCTCAGGAATCCTGCTGCGACAGATAAGATAAAGCCGCTCCCCCATACAGACCAGGGAGAACACCGCGTCCAAATTTTCCATCACCATCATCCTGCGCACCAGGACCGCAAAATCATCCACATAAGCGGGCAAGGTCAGGCGACTGACCGTAATCTGCACCGAGTGGACCAAGTAGGTCATAGCGTTTTCCAGGAGAAGGCTGAGCAGGGGGATTTGTTCGGCAGAAAGATCTCTGGTAATAAACTGATTGACAATATCCAAATCAGCCCCCTGCTCCAGCAACCAGGCAGCGGCATGTAAATCAGCCGGAGTGGTGGTGGCATAGAGAAAGGATCCGGTATCCTCATGCAGACCGAGACTGAGCAGGGTGGCCTCATCAGGAAACAGGTTCATTCCCTGTTCTTGCAGCAGCGCAACAAAAATAGCCGTGGTTGAGCCAACCGCTTCAACATGCTCGACAGCACCGTGCATGTCGCCGGGTGCATCAGGATGATGATCATAGAGATGGATCTCAAGGCCCGGATTGTTCAGACAGACCTCTAAGGGCCCCAGGCGATTGGCCTGGCGGGTATCGACCACAATAAGACGGGTGACAGAGGAGAGATCAACATGTTTGACCTTCTTGAATCCATAGAGATTGCGAATATCCTGGGAAAGGAAATCACGTAACGGGCGCTCTGTGGAGCCAGCAAAGACCAAGCTTGCCTTGGGATACAGTTTTTTGGCCGCCACCATTGAGGCAAGTCCATCAAAATCAGCGTTGATGTGGGTTGTGATGATTTCCATGCCCTTAACCTTACCCCATTCTGTCGAGCAGGTAAAATATTTTCAGGACAGGGAAGAGCGAATGGCTCCCTGACAGAAAAAATATCATCTTGGCTGGCCTGCCTCCAATGTCCCAAATTCCCCAAAGAACCCCTCTGCAAAACCACACACCTTAGCGCTCTCCCTTCCTGCATTGTCCGAGGACCCATGCCACTGCCTCTGGCAGATCCTCAGCCACCCTGCCAGGTTGCATCTCCTGCTGAGGCCCGATATATTCCAGATCCCCCCGACCATAGCCAGTAAGCACCAGGATGGAGGTGGCTCCGACCTGGGCCCCGCATCGCAGATCAGACCAACGATCCCCCACCATGAACGAACGAGACAGATCAAGCTGGAGCTCTGCGGCAGCCTGTTCCAGCAGGCCCGTCTTGGGCTTGCGGCAATCACAGTCCTTACGGAACTGCTCTTCCTTGGCCTCTGGGTGATGGGGACAGATATAGAGGCCATCGATATGGGCCCCTTCTGCGGCTAATTCCCGCTCCATCCGGGCATGCACTTCCTCTAATAAGGAGGGAGGGAAATAGCCCCGGGCCAGACCGGATTGATTGGTCACCACCACCACGGGAATACCCTGCTCATTCAAGGTCCGGATGGCCTGGGCAGCGCCAGGCAAGAGGATGAATCGGCTGATATGGTTGATATAGCCCATCTGCTCGTTGATGGTGCCGTCGCGATCCAGGAAGACCGCAGGTCGTTGGGTCATTTTTTTGATCATTTTTCACATAATACTTTCCTGCCCCAGAGGGACAGGATGGGAGGGATAACGTTGAGAATGCCCTAGGGCGAGCCCCTGTGTTCGCCCTGAACGTCCCGTGCAATATAAACGGACAGGCACAGGGACCTGCCCCTACAAGATGTACTGAAAAAAGGAAACTTATTTTCTCAAGAATCCCTTACTCTTTTTTAGTCGGCAGCAAAATAACCTCTGCTGCCTTTTCCGGCTGGAGATATTTGGCCGCAAGGGCAGAGAGCTCCTCAACAGTAATTGCGGCAATATCGCTTAGAATGGTCTTGGGCCATTCTAAGCGCTCAGGATGGCG is from Candidatus Electrothrix sp. GW3-4 and encodes:
- the gmhB gene encoding D-glycero-beta-D-manno-heptose 1,7-bisphosphate 7-phosphatase — encoded protein: MIKKMTQRPAVFLDRDGTINEQMGYINHISRFILLPGAAQAIRTLNEQGIPVVVVTNQSGLARGYFPPSLLEEVHARMERELAAEGAHIDGLYICPHHPEAKEEQFRKDCDCRKPKTGLLEQAAAELQLDLSRSFMVGDRWSDLRCGAQVGATSILVLTGYGRGDLEYIGPQQEMQPGRVAEDLPEAVAWVLGQCRKGER
- a CDS encoding CBS domain-containing protein, which codes for MEIITTHINADFDGLASMVAAKKLYPKASLVFAGSTERPLRDFLSQDIRNLYGFKKVKHVDLSSVTRLIVVDTRQANRLGPLEVCLNNPGLEIHLYDHHPDAPGDMHGAVEHVEAVGSTTAIFVALLQEQGMNLFPDEATLLSLGLHEDTGSFLYATTTPADLHAAAWLLEQGADLDIVNQFITRDLSAEQIPLLSLLLENAMTYLVHSVQITVSRLTLPAYVDDFAVLVRRMMVMENLDAVFSLVCMGERLYLICRSRIPEVNVGVIAREMGGGGHAAAASATIRDKTLFEAEEELLSCLHRHVKPRAMAGELMSSPVITATPDVTHKEANALLARYNINVLPVVRDNFERKKPTGLLGIISRRDITKAIAHRLGEMPISEYMTTDLATLPETATQADIQELIIENRQRLIPIVRETTGEENERIICGVITRTDLLNLLINDPAHLPRDLFHGDEHPSTERTRNISSLMTDTLRRDVILLLREIGEIAHGVAMHVYAVGGFARDLLLQTKNLDIDIVVEGDGILFAKELAAKKQATVRTHEKFATATVILPDGMRIDVATARLEYYAFPAAMPTVEHSSLKQDLFRRDFTINAMAIHLNPERFGLLVDFFNSQNDLKERRIRVLHNLSFVEDPTRIFRAVRFEQRLDFQISRHTEKLMRNAVRMHMYEKFSGPRFFSELKLIFSEDHPLASLRRLDAFNLFPVLWPDLRPNLKIDRRFIHILTQAEKTISWFKLLYLEGVGERAMRCKTWMVCLLAVFSRSREQELRNFCHRFELPPKHRKRLFRQKRKADHIAQHMLRRPEMEPAEIYWLLEPLANEGLLYLMSIARKNHIRQKVSHYVTHLRGVRPLLTGQDLMELGYTPGTSFRIMINYSLGAQLNGEVSRKEEAVSLIRQKYPVGSLNFFNSPSDH